In the Apis mellifera strain DH4 linkage group LG13, Amel_HAv3.1, whole genome shotgun sequence genome, ctaataataatttaataaagttttcttttttgttcattttatgGAAAGGGAGAATATAGTGAATATAGTcttacttatataaaattctttaattttaataactatacaaatttaatagttataacttaatttttctcgatttcctCGACGATCGATGTTCCTTTTGGAATGGCCGTCGATATCaaacgatttttcatttttatgagatttcatattatttttcttataatgtgTTCGTGaagatacatatttattttttttatcataatcacGTTCTCTCGAATGTGATCTCTTAcgtttataagatttttgtgCTTTATGTAATTCATTAGTTCGTGAATACGTTTCtgtttcttttgaattttttgtatgAGAAATATGCGATTTCTCAAAATATCTATcgtttttatcatttcgaGAGTTAGAATTTCCATAATGATCCTTTAGATCTTTTGTAAAAACATCATGGTATTTCTCagaaaattcatcaattaataaatctgaattttgtatattaacatGATTGTTAATatcagaattttgaatttcagtACTAGTTACGGTTTCCGTAGTATGATTATTTGTATGTGTATctgttatatattcaatatataactgCATTTGTTGATGTATAACTTCTCTCAAAATTTCTGTatgagattttttatttgtatgtaCACCTCTATGTTTAGCTCGTCgtctttttaaattacgttCTTGTATAAGCACTTCTAGAAAGGACAATTTCTTAtcttctttatcttctttatcTTCACTGTTTCTAAAACAATATTCAagttttataaagtatatgcataaaatttaaagaaattagctTTGTTATACAAACTGTTATACTTACTGTTTCTGAATATCTGTAATATCATGACCAATGTCTGGCTTAATTGTATTTGCCACAACGtagtcatataaaattttcctttcatcaCAAGTAAAATCTGTGAAGATTCTATTGGACGTTCTTGGAATTAATCGCTCACCCACACCTATTATCAGTGTTAAGAAttcatattttgaaagaaactatagactttaaagataaattaaataagaaaacataaagtaaatattatttaaatataatgtgaatatatatatataaaaagatataaaaaaggatatataGCGCTTGTGCCAAGTAGAACATTCATAATTTGCTGTAAAAAAGGGAGCAATTTAaatcttgtaaaaattttaatattttaaaattttacatgcaTTATACTAACCAATTTTCATAGTTGGATCTTTTTCCTTTGCTTcccataaaattttgttttgtgtTTGTGAATCTatgacaaaagaaaattttaggaatattaaattattttttttgaagaattgatttttaataaaaattaacacatacctaattttattgatgaatatgaatttaagGATAAACTTGATTCAGGCAATGGTAtatcaaattcattataacCTTCTTGTTTCCATTGACAATGTTCCAAATGTTGATGTAGATTTTTCTTACTAATTTGATGAGATGAATCATATGGACAAACCAATTTATTATCatcctaaaaaaataaatcacaatataatctttgtatttatttatttttaagagtaTTCATTTATAAGATATCAACATACTTACATCAAGTTTTATACTTTCCATTGTCCAATTCAAAGCAgaggtaattttaataatttcttgatcAATTTCCTttgtaaaatctattaatttttgatactgATCTTCACGTTcatttatcgaagaatttaacatttttttatctgcTATTAGAAATACTTATacacaaaagaaattaaatttaaaaagacttAAACAACGTTTTACTTAAACGAAATTAcgtttttacatataaagcTTGCTTTCATTAAACGATTATAGTGACATCTATAAGaatcatgaaataaaatcatagataaaatataaaatagatacatAACTATATGGGGTTTTGTACACCATGTTTTCATATAACAatcatatagaaaaatataaattgtattacaaataatagatatttaaaaaatatataaataagttttaatttaaattcataatatttaagaaatttttttcaaaaccagaaatatttatttctcaaatatttttcactgttTTGCTTttgattagttttttttatcgctGTTAGATGGTGCATTgattattttgtttgaattttccaatataattattaatttacatcttttcatttctatataaatgataataatagtgCATGAATTGTgttgaaaagtatattttaatttaaataattacaataatttaatttaatttcataatgaataaaatattattaataatgtatcgTAACACATAAATATTTCGGTTGAATTTCttcagtttaatttttttgaggttatatttgatttatttattatttattatatttgattttttattttttatttaatttgaaaaaaaattgtgaaaaataaaattagtaaatttaatagattattattaaatttatctttattataatatcattgtaatatcatattaaatatataataacataatattattattatgattaataattatatataaaaaaatatatatgtataaacaaatataataaatataatataatataaaatataattatgctaataataattatatataataatataacataatattaataatattaataatattataataaattaaaaaattaataaattattaatagaatattggaaagaattaaatttattaaaatatattaaaatatattaatacattcgtTCGAAATATATGTACTATTATCGATACAACAAAGCGTGACTTGTAATGTTATGATTATCTATTGTGGAAAGAGCACATTTCCATTTCGACCGTCGTGCTGTTTAGATGTGTCGACGAACGATCAAacatatttcgtatataatttaaaatcgtgcATGAATTTtcgcatataaaatatattttttattcgtgagtgtatatatatgttttattcgtgaaatattgTGTTTCTACGTTTCATTATTGGAATACACCTGTGAATAGATAGAAAGCCTTTGAAATATCAAGTGATGTTATCTACAAATGGTAagtttcttttgatatttgtaatttttttaaatgtataacgAATATAACGGTCACGaatatctgaatattttgtatattgatatttatgtttatttgatgtttatttcataatactatttttttaaattgtttattcgatttttaattgttttaattttatattgaaatattacatttcacttttaacttgactctttaaataaataaagccatatattaaatatttgaaattttattgaaagagttataaagttttattagagttatataaatacgaattcaatcgaatttgatctcatataaaaaaaataaataatgattacgataaaaaaaatgaaaatttaaaaatatttaaatatttattctttataaagcaaataaatacgaattggaattacaaaaatatgaattaaaatttaagaatagagaataaatttctattacttATTCATGTAATCACTTTTGTAtcactttttataattgaattatatgaattataaaattattattttatttccataaaatttcaagtatATAATGTAAGTGatcaaattaatgaaattaaaacgaatcgatcatttttttcctattattcattctattatatttcaacaaaactcgtaagagataaaaatggtataaatcattttcgaaCGCGTAATGATGAtgtgatataaatatcattttttattaaaaaaattttgtatataggTATATTCTagaaagaaatcattttttagcaaatttcagaataaaatagatcggaataaatcaaattttaatcaaatttaaatgatataaaaaatattttttgtaacatttattttaaatttctatataatcataatcatgttgcatatataattatttcatttgtaacatcaaactttatatatttatatatttgcaaatttcaatcgaaGTAGATTTTACaaacttgataaaattaaacttataaaaaaattttaatgttaaagagTGTaagatcttttttaatattggtattttaataatatgtaacaaAATCCCATAAAATGTTACGTTTATACTTCTTCTATGAtacaagtaattttattcttcactGAATCGATAACTGTATAAATGATGTCATAAATTGTGAAAGTGTTATAATATCACAATtaatcgtttatatatattttcatttagaattcatttgcttttttctttttatttttgtttaatgttttagaaataaataccaGTCGGTATCATACCGACAATCggtataaaattctaaatcgaATCATCTTGTATCTTATGATGGTATTTGTTAtcgatattagatatttttatgattttatacatCTGATCAATAGTCGATACAgtagattaaaattgtaattaaacgattaattttattttttatttatattagaaatttattgaaagtagaaatatttcattacgtttcaaaaatatttcattacgcgttcgaaaatgatttattaccatttttatctcttacgagtttcgttgaaataataggaaagaaatgatcgattcgttttaatttcattaatttgatCAAAGTAAGCAGATAACAACGATGTACGATTTATTGCAAACCATCTAATTTATTACGTGCGATAAGTGTTtacgttaatatttaatggagCACTTTAATGGTGTACGCAGGTGCGGAGACGTCAGTGTTGTTTACCTTCGAACCACTACGTGTACTCTAGGGATTTGTTAACGACATTGCTTTAAAAcgtaatattaaagatttgtttttttcactCAAGTTTATACGATAGATAGATTTAGAATGATATATAAACGTTTgacagattttattaaaataatccttATCTATGTGTCACGCGTGTATGAATACGTGTTCACGATTTATTCGAAGATTCCTCTCATCTCTCGTAGATTGATTTAAAAGTTGTCGATGCGGATAATGGTTGATTCGTGTTTACA is a window encoding:
- the LOC551392 gene encoding U11/U12 small nuclear ribonucleoprotein 48 kDa protein, with translation MLNSSINEREDQYQKLIDFTKEIDQEIIKITSALNWTMESIKLDDDNKLVCPYDSSHQISKKNLHQHLEHCQWKQEGYNEFDIPLPESSLSLNSYSSIKLDSQTQNKILWEAKEKDPTMKIGVGERLIPRTSNRIFTDFTCDERKILYDYVVANTIKPDIGHDITDIQKQNSEDKEDKEDKKLSFLEVLIQERNLKRRRAKHRGVHTNKKSHTEILREVIHQQMQLYIEYITDTHTNNHTTETVTSTEIQNSDINNHVNIQNSDLLIDEFSEKYHDVFTKDLKDHYGNSNSRNDKNDRYFEKSHISHTKNSKETETYSRTNELHKAQKSYKRKRSHSRERDYDKKNKYVSSRTHYKKNNMKSHKNEKSFDIDGHSKRNIDRRGNREKLSYNY